The Primulina huaijiensis isolate GDHJ02 chromosome 6, ASM1229523v2, whole genome shotgun sequence genomic sequence cataaaagaaaaatagagaAAACAGAACCAGTTTATTCACTATATTAGTGGTTCGGACGCATGGTTCTAAGTACAGCTACAGAAAATGTATAATCAGTTTACTAATCCGGTAGAAGAAAGACAAGATATTAGTCATGGTAAGATTGGTCACATGGTTTCAAAAGAGCAAGCAGTCGTAACCAAGAATAGTAAAATTAAAGCATGAAAATTGATTGTATAGAGATGAAAATAACATACTGAGGGCAGTTCCAATCGCCTTTTTTCATTTCAACGCTATCACGAGGAACGTGCTTCGGTCCCGTCTCTTTGCATTTTAGGCATTGTGTATTTCTTGCAAAGTTCAAAAAACTGCATCTGCAGTAAATTGATGGGAACAACATGTCACACTTGACTTTATCACAGGaacaaaatttttcttaaaaacgAATCTGCTGAGGTATGTATCACAACCACAACTACATATGGGCAAACACTAATGACAATGATTCTGAGTTGCCTAAAAGTTTCATAGGAGTGCTATAGCATGAGATAAGAGGTTTCCACTTGTTATTAGAGAAACTTATAGAATAGTCATCCGAAATAAGCATAAATGGAAAGGGAAAAGTACTTAATACACTAGTAATATATGAGCACAATGGTAAGAAGTGCGTGAATATACTAGAAACACAAGCAAACTACAATCAAGGATATAAATAGCAATTTGAAACAAATAGCAGCTGTCGTGACCAACAGCGAAAAAGCCACAGCTTTACTCtccaaaagaaataattttttcgtaAAACAGATAACTCTAAATTTCTTTCTTACTCATACCAACCAATTAGATGCAATTCTCCAGAAAGACTTCAACCTTACTGACTCTTTTTGGTGgttccatgaaaatattttctagaaatatattttttgaacttGAATGTCAGACCACCTAGGCAACATCCTTCGCTTTCAAGTCTAAATTCTTTAGTTCTAAACATAACCTTTCACATCTAAAATGAACTTTATTACAAGGTGAAGTTAAGAATAGAGTGCAcaatgaaaaaatttataaaaaaaaaaaccttttaaAGGTTTAGATAAATTACCTTAATGCAACAAAACCACACATTAGTTCCTATAGAAATAGAACATTCTATAATAATAAACAAGTGCAACAAAGAATAGGTCTTTCACTTACTTGGTACACACCCAATCTCCTGGTTTCATTTCAACATTCTGTGAACTTCCTCTGTCAAATGAATCGAGATTCTGTTTTTTCTGTCGAGGAGTCACGGCCACCGGCTTTGAAATATCAGGGTCGATAGGGGTATCACCAAGATCAATCAACTCTAGCAGCAATTTTTTTGCAGATGCTTCAATAAGGTCTCTGCCTGGAGGCTTCATTTCTCCAGAGATAAAAAGTGGATCCAACGCATAAAATATTAGCATACGAACTATATCTACTGTACGTGGAGCTGCTTCAGAGTCATCTAGCAAAATATATGCTCGATCACATGATCCACGGTGATTACAGGAACCGCATACCTGTCATGTCAGATGGTAAATCACCACTGCATATCCAATTTCTACATCAATCATTAACAAAGTGAACATGGCGTGAAAGCTATACGCACATCTCCTTCGTCAAGTTCTAAATATGCTCTCAATCTCTTTCCTGAATTAACTGACTTCCGAAAAACATTAGGACAACCACTTTCGACGATTGTCTGAATATCTTTTGTCGACAATGACCTGCAGTACCAAAATAGGTAGCTCAACTCATATAAATCAACTATTTTTTCTCAGCATATAGCATAGCTTGCACTTTCTAAGACCACACCCCACAGTATATTCTGATTACAATAGGAATCTTCTACTTCGAAAATGAATGAATAGAAA encodes the following:
- the LOC140978366 gene encoding zinc finger protein VAR3, chloroplastic-like; this encodes MAATSALFTSFGTTMFRNSRNFSQLRSLKFFLPLSPRFNRYCSSAALLGSNVSAYTADSPSTTSTHPWPEWVKFVDRLKAKGYLNLEAGMSESSGGNDQGVVDYMDINLLKNACLSFARARYDIFKSLSTKDIQTIVESGCPNVFRKSVNSGKRLRAYLELDEGDVCGSCNHRGSCDRAYILLDDSEAAPRTVDIVRMLIFYALDPLFISGEMKPPGRDLIEASAKKLLLELIDLGDTPIDPDISKPVAVTPRQKKQNLDSFDRGSSQNVEMKPGDWVCTKCSFLNFARNTQCLKCKETGPKHVPRDSVEMKKGDWNCPQYVIFISIQSIFML